From one Syngnathoides biaculeatus isolate LvHL_M chromosome 12, ASM1980259v1, whole genome shotgun sequence genomic stretch:
- the LOC133509944 gene encoding calpain-2 catalytic subunit-like isoform X1: MSGIVIRVQHNRDKLQGIGTNAHAVPYLNQDYETLKRSCLERGRLFEDESFEPLPASLGFNELGPGSYKVRGIEWLRPKEIVSNPKFILEDAARTDICQGALGDCWLLAAIASLTLNKQILSRVVPHDQSFDENYAGIFHFEFWQFGDWVDVVVDDRLPTRDGELLFVHSEEGSEFWSALLEKAYAKLNGCYEALAGGSTTEGFEDFTGGIAERHDLSNADPYLFNIIRKALDRGSLLGCSIDITSAADSEAVTRRKLVKGHAYSVTGAEQVSYRGGTEELIRIRNPWGQVEWNGAWSDNSSEWKYVSHDDRQRLTNRSEDGEFWMSFSDFLREYSRLEICNITPDALTSEYRKWAETEFEETWRIGVSAGGCRNYPNTFWTNPQFVIKLDKVDDDPYNGEDGCTFIVGLMQKNKRRRRKMGEDMETIGFLVYELPEEYHGASQVHLKKNFFLMNRSAARSETFINLREVCSRHHLPPGEYLIIPSTFEPNKNGDFYLRVFSEKPAEFQEIDDPIDCHVEQMDIDEGNIDDRFKRLFGQLAGHDVEISAYELQRILNKVVVNRSDIKTDGFSLTTCRNMVNLLDKDGSGKLGLVEFKILWTKIERFLDIYREKDADNSGCMSSSEMRSAVEVAGFSLNNPLHQIIVARYREPSYTIDFDNFVCCLIRLESLFTAFKSLDNGSGVIELSYMEWLELSML; encoded by the exons ATGTCTGGGATTGTAATTAGGGTACAGCACAACCGAGACAAATTGCAAGGCATTGGAACCAACGCTCACGCAGTGCCTTACTTAAACCAGGACTATGAGACTCTGAAGCGAAGCTGTCTGGAGAGAGGACGCCTATTTGAGGATGAAAGTTTTGAGCCGCTACCAGCGTCTTTGGGCTTCAATGAGCTTGGACCCGGTTCCTATAAAGTTCGAGGCATCGAGTGGTTGAGACCAAAG GAAATTGTCTCCAATCCAAAATTTATTCTGGAAGACGCTGCCAGGACAGATATTTGTCAGGGAGCACTTG GTGACTGCTGGCTCTTGGCGGCAATTGCCTCTTTGACACTCAACAAGCAAATTTTGTCTCGTGTTGTACCACATGACCAAAGCTTTGATGAGAACTACGCTGGAATCTTTCATTTTGAG TTCTGGCAGTTTGGCGACTGGGTGGATGTGGTGGTCGATGACCGCTTACCCACGAGAGATGGAGAACTGCTATTTGTCCACTCAGAAGAAGGATCTGAGTTTTGGAGCGCCCTGCTGGAGAAGGCCTACGCCAA ATTAAATGGATGCTACGAGGCTCTCGCCGGAGGAAGCACCACTGAAGGCTTCGAGGACTTCACTGGAGGCATTGCTGAGAGACATGACCTATCCAACGCTGATCCTTACCTCTTCAATATCATAAGGAAGGCCCTGGACAGAGGCTCCCTTCTGGGATGCTCAATCGAT ATCACCAGTGCAGCCGACTCAGAAGCTGTGACACGCCGCAAGCTGGTGAAGGGCCACGCCTACTCTGTCACAGGTGCTGAGCAG GTGAGTTACAGGGGAGGCACTGAAGAgctgatcagaatcagaaatccATGGGGGCAGGTGGAGTGGAATGGAGCCTGGAGTGACAA TTCCTCTGAGTGGAAATATGTGAGCCATGATGACCGCCAGAGGCTGACCAACCGCAGCGAAGATGGGGAGTTTTG GATGTCATTTTCGGACTTCCTGCGAGAGTATTCCCGTCTGGAGATCTGCAACATCACACCTGATGCCCTCACATCGGAGTACAGGAAGTGGGCGGAGACAGAGTTTGAAGAAACGTGGAGAATCGGTGTTTCTGCCGGTGGCTGCAGGAACTATCCAA ATACCTTCTGGACAAATCCTCAGTTTGTCATAAAACTGGACAAAGTGGACGATGACCCCTATAATGGAGAGGACGGCTGCACATTCATTGTGGGATTGATGCAGAAGAACAAGCGTCGCAGGAGAAAAATGGGGGAGGACATGGAGACCATTGGCTTCCTTGTCTACGAG ctgcCTGAGGAG TACCATGGCGCCAGTCAAGTGCACCTGAAGAAAAATTTCTTCTTAATGAACCGTTCAGCTGCACGCTCCGAAACCTTCATCAACCTCCGAGAAGTGTGCAGCCGTCACCACCTGCCCCCGGGGGAGTACCTCATCATTCCCTCCACCTTTGAGCCCAACAAGAACGGGGATTTTTATCTGCGGGTGTTCTCTGAGAAACCGGCGGAATTTCA AGAGATTGATGATCCAATTGACTGCCATGTTGAACAg ATGGACATAGATGAAGGCAATATTGATGACAGATTCAAGAGACTGTTTGGACAGCTTGCAGGACAT GATGTGGAGATTTCTGCATATGAGCTGCAGAGAATTCTCAACAAAGTGGTGGTAAACC gaAGTGACATCAAAACCGACGGGTTCAGCCTGACCACGTGCCGCAACATGGTCAACCTGCTGGAT AAAGATGGAAGTGGCAAGCTAGGCCTGGTGGAGTTTAAGATTCTGTGGACGAAGATTGAAAGGTTTTTG GACATTTACAGAGAAAAAGATGCCGACAACAGCGGCTGCATGAGTTCTTCTGAGATGCGGTCGGCAGTAGAAGTCGCTG gtttCTCACTCAACAACCCGCTGCACCAGATCATTGTGGCGCGCTACAGAGAACCAAGCTACACCATTGACTTTGACAACTTTGTGTGCTGCCTTATCCGTTTAGAATCACTTTTCA CTGCATTCAAGAGCCTGGACAATGGTTCTGGTGTGATAGAGTTGAGCTACATGGAG TGGCTGGAACTGTCTATGCTGTAG
- the LOC133509944 gene encoding calpain-2 catalytic subunit-like isoform X2: MSGIVIRVQHNRDKLQGIGTNAHAVPYLNQDYETLKRSCLERGRLFEDESFEPLPASLGFNELGPGSYKVRGIEWLRPKEIVSNPKFILEDAARTDICQGALGDCWLLAAIASLTLNKQILSRVVPHDQSFDENYAGIFHFEFWQFGDWVDVVVDDRLPTRDGELLFVHSEEGSEFWSALLEKAYAKLNGCYEALAGGSTTEGFEDFTGGIAERHDLSNADPYLFNIIRKALDRGSLLGCSIDITSAADSEAVTRRKLVKGHAYSVTGAEQVSYRGGTEELIRIRNPWGQVEWNGAWSDNSSEWKYVSHDDRQRLTNRSEDGEFWMSFSDFLREYSRLEICNITPDALTSEYRKWAETEFEETWRIGVSAGGCRNYPNTFWTNPQFVIKLDKVDDDPYNGEDGCTFIVGLMQKNKRRRRKMGEDMETIGFLVYEYHGASQVHLKKNFFLMNRSAARSETFINLREVCSRHHLPPGEYLIIPSTFEPNKNGDFYLRVFSEKPAEFQEIDDPIDCHVEQMDIDEGNIDDRFKRLFGQLAGHDVEISAYELQRILNKVVVNRSDIKTDGFSLTTCRNMVNLLDKDGSGKLGLVEFKILWTKIERFLDIYREKDADNSGCMSSSEMRSAVEVAGFSLNNPLHQIIVARYREPSYTIDFDNFVCCLIRLESLFTAFKSLDNGSGVIELSYMEWLELSML; encoded by the exons ATGTCTGGGATTGTAATTAGGGTACAGCACAACCGAGACAAATTGCAAGGCATTGGAACCAACGCTCACGCAGTGCCTTACTTAAACCAGGACTATGAGACTCTGAAGCGAAGCTGTCTGGAGAGAGGACGCCTATTTGAGGATGAAAGTTTTGAGCCGCTACCAGCGTCTTTGGGCTTCAATGAGCTTGGACCCGGTTCCTATAAAGTTCGAGGCATCGAGTGGTTGAGACCAAAG GAAATTGTCTCCAATCCAAAATTTATTCTGGAAGACGCTGCCAGGACAGATATTTGTCAGGGAGCACTTG GTGACTGCTGGCTCTTGGCGGCAATTGCCTCTTTGACACTCAACAAGCAAATTTTGTCTCGTGTTGTACCACATGACCAAAGCTTTGATGAGAACTACGCTGGAATCTTTCATTTTGAG TTCTGGCAGTTTGGCGACTGGGTGGATGTGGTGGTCGATGACCGCTTACCCACGAGAGATGGAGAACTGCTATTTGTCCACTCAGAAGAAGGATCTGAGTTTTGGAGCGCCCTGCTGGAGAAGGCCTACGCCAA ATTAAATGGATGCTACGAGGCTCTCGCCGGAGGAAGCACCACTGAAGGCTTCGAGGACTTCACTGGAGGCATTGCTGAGAGACATGACCTATCCAACGCTGATCCTTACCTCTTCAATATCATAAGGAAGGCCCTGGACAGAGGCTCCCTTCTGGGATGCTCAATCGAT ATCACCAGTGCAGCCGACTCAGAAGCTGTGACACGCCGCAAGCTGGTGAAGGGCCACGCCTACTCTGTCACAGGTGCTGAGCAG GTGAGTTACAGGGGAGGCACTGAAGAgctgatcagaatcagaaatccATGGGGGCAGGTGGAGTGGAATGGAGCCTGGAGTGACAA TTCCTCTGAGTGGAAATATGTGAGCCATGATGACCGCCAGAGGCTGACCAACCGCAGCGAAGATGGGGAGTTTTG GATGTCATTTTCGGACTTCCTGCGAGAGTATTCCCGTCTGGAGATCTGCAACATCACACCTGATGCCCTCACATCGGAGTACAGGAAGTGGGCGGAGACAGAGTTTGAAGAAACGTGGAGAATCGGTGTTTCTGCCGGTGGCTGCAGGAACTATCCAA ATACCTTCTGGACAAATCCTCAGTTTGTCATAAAACTGGACAAAGTGGACGATGACCCCTATAATGGAGAGGACGGCTGCACATTCATTGTGGGATTGATGCAGAAGAACAAGCGTCGCAGGAGAAAAATGGGGGAGGACATGGAGACCATTGGCTTCCTTGTCTACGAG TACCATGGCGCCAGTCAAGTGCACCTGAAGAAAAATTTCTTCTTAATGAACCGTTCAGCTGCACGCTCCGAAACCTTCATCAACCTCCGAGAAGTGTGCAGCCGTCACCACCTGCCCCCGGGGGAGTACCTCATCATTCCCTCCACCTTTGAGCCCAACAAGAACGGGGATTTTTATCTGCGGGTGTTCTCTGAGAAACCGGCGGAATTTCA AGAGATTGATGATCCAATTGACTGCCATGTTGAACAg ATGGACATAGATGAAGGCAATATTGATGACAGATTCAAGAGACTGTTTGGACAGCTTGCAGGACAT GATGTGGAGATTTCTGCATATGAGCTGCAGAGAATTCTCAACAAAGTGGTGGTAAACC gaAGTGACATCAAAACCGACGGGTTCAGCCTGACCACGTGCCGCAACATGGTCAACCTGCTGGAT AAAGATGGAAGTGGCAAGCTAGGCCTGGTGGAGTTTAAGATTCTGTGGACGAAGATTGAAAGGTTTTTG GACATTTACAGAGAAAAAGATGCCGACAACAGCGGCTGCATGAGTTCTTCTGAGATGCGGTCGGCAGTAGAAGTCGCTG gtttCTCACTCAACAACCCGCTGCACCAGATCATTGTGGCGCGCTACAGAGAACCAAGCTACACCATTGACTTTGACAACTTTGTGTGCTGCCTTATCCGTTTAGAATCACTTTTCA CTGCATTCAAGAGCCTGGACAATGGTTCTGGTGTGATAGAGTTGAGCTACATGGAG TGGCTGGAACTGTCTATGCTGTAG